A DNA window from Aspergillus nidulans FGSC A4 chromosome V contains the following coding sequences:
- a CDS encoding uncharacterized protein (transcript_id=CADANIAT00003673), translating to MSFTIVNGQIYTPGLAIIDAPQPYTPLGGERNLTISNGTNPSDPESGYVGPVLDLGPGSTVKHVNWVWPRCFVGSGDGDEDEDDGDWRGEWNVTLHQAFLWEGEEYYTIFELPISVTNGIQEDRTRVACEDLENAFEKESLGVDGGLTAGEPWDVEDGIDNNSEKENENGDGTNAAVGLRAGGGLQFWGRAALLALVVGMVL from the exons ATGAGTTtcaccatcgtcaacggTCAAATCTACACCCCCGGCCTGGCAATAATTGATGCGCCGCAGCCGTATACACCACTTGGTGGAG AACGCAACTTGACCATCTCAAACGGGACCAACCCATCGGATCCAGAGTCAGGTTACGTTGGACCAGTCCTCGACCTTGGACCAGGATCGACAGTCAAACACGTCAACTGGGTTTGGCCGAGGTGTTTTGTCGGCtctggagatggagacgaggatgaagatgacggggACTGGAGAGGGGAGTGGAATGTCACTCTGCATCAAGCGTTTCtatgggaaggagaagagtaCTATACCATTTTTGAGCTGCCCATTTCGGTGACAAATGGGATTCAAGAGGACAGGACGAGGGTGGCGTGTGAGGACTTGGAGAATGCgtttgagaaggagagtcTGGGGGTGGATGGCGGACTGACAGCCGGGGAGCCTTGGGATGTGGAGGATGGAATTGACAATAACAGtgagaaagagaatgaaaatgGAGACGGGACAAATGCAGCAGTTGGATTGAGGGCAGGGGGCGGACTACAGTTCTGGGGTAGAGCGGCTCTGCTTGCCCTGGTGGTTGGGATGGTGTTGTAG
- a CDS encoding FAD-dependent oxidoreductase (transcript_id=CADANIAT00003675): MHISWPPVILSLLLLAISFKSTTSAPDPSHRKCRCLPNDPCWPSAQTWSSFNQSVNGHLISLRPIGAVCHGHEFNEAECALAQQNTYNAQWRASQPGALQSTNWESRSQTLLDCDLNSPREAPCTQGRIPVYTVLAESAEEIQTAVRFARDQNLRVVIRNTGHNALGQSSGPGSLQINTSRLKRIEPVPDFIPQGIGASVGQAATLGAGVLALEVAQVGLDQGFTSIMGLCNTVGSVGGFIQGGGVSLLGPLYGMGSDNAVEFNVVTAEGDLVVANAFQNADLFWALRGGGGGTFGIVVNTTIRVFGDVPGIAFSLYAQISRQDPRYPDSVKAIFDITRQIVGIFPALRRADDATSGYVTPDITLNSTTVQVLSEILFPNTTNIDSIRQRLRPLMAALDDLGFSPVYTTTLTAFPGLSTFFNLTRLIPATGRLEGSVMVSERLLLSRNGPSRILDVTLGHAYVNGDQLEFFMSAGGQVKKNKGVIDSGLNPAWREAGMLVSLRRILPTSSATKRFANSLLPALRRIETPRLGSYINAADPDEPGFQRAFWGSNYERLYQIKQKWDRDGLFVVNSGVGSEDWGAEQICRVR, from the exons ATGCACATCTCGTGGCCCCCTGTCATATTGTCCTTGTTGCTACTGGCCATCTCGTTCAAATCTACTACATCTGCACCCGACCCTTCCCATCGAAAGTGCCGGTGCCTGCCCAACGATCCATGTTGGCCATCCGCGCAGACCTGGAGTTCATTCAATCAGAGTGTCAATGGACACCTAATTAGTCTTCGGCCCATCGGCGCCGTCTGCCATGGCCACGAGTTCAACGAGGCCGAATGCGCTTTGGCCCAGCAAAACACCTACAATGCGCAGTGGCGGGCTTCGCAACCAG GTGCACTGCAATCAACAAACTGGGAGAGCAGGAGCCAAACCCTGCTGGACTGCGACCTCAACTCTCCCCGCGAAGCCCCCTGCACCCAAGGCCGGATCCCCGTCTACACTGTGTTGGCCGAATCAGCAGAAGAGATTCAAACGGCCGTTCGCTTTGCAAGGGACCAAAATCTCCGCGTTGTTATCAGGAACACAGGCCATAACGCACTCGGACAATCTTCCGGCCCGGGTTCCTTGCAGATAAACACCAGCCGACTCAAGAGAATTGAGCCGGTGCCTGACTTCATTCCACAAGGGATTGGTGCGTCAGTGGGACAAGCGGCGACTCTTGGGGCGGGTGTTCTCGCACTGGAGGTAGCGCAGGTTGGGCTGGACCAGGGATTCACTTCCATTATGGGGCTGTGCAATACCGTCGGTAGTGTCGGGGGCTTTATACAAGGCGGGGGAGTTTCATTACTTGGACCCCTATATGGGATGGGCTCAGATAATGCGGTGGAGTTTAATGTTGTCACGGCTGAG GGTGATCTCGTTGTCGCCAATGCCTTCCAAAATGCAGATCTCTTCTGGGCCCTccgcggcggaggcggcggtacCTTTGGAATCGTAGTCAACACCACCATACGCGTCTTCGGCGACGTCCCAGGCATTGCCTTTTCCCTGTACGCCCAGATCTCGCGGCAGGACCCAAGATACCCCGACTCAGTGAAGGCCATCTTCGACATTACCAGACAGATCGTAGGTATATTTCCAGCACTGAGGCGGGCAGACGACGCAACAAGCGGCTATGTCACTCCAGACATCACACTGAATAGCACAACCGTGCAAGTCCTATCCGAGATCCTGTTCCCAAATACCACGAATATAGACTCCATTAGACAGCGGCTGAGACCTCTAATGGCCGCACTTGACGACCTGGGGTTCTCTCCCGTGTATACGACGACTCTAACCGCGTTCCCTGGACTCTCGACGTTCTTTAATCTGACGCGATTGATTCCGGCAACGGGACGCCTTGAGGGGTCTGTCATGGTGTCTGAGAGGCTGCTTCTCTCCCGCAACGGCCCGTCTCGCATTCTAGATGTTACTTTAGGCCATGCCTACGTCAACGGCGACCAGCTTGAGTTCTTCATGTCTGCTGGCGGTCAGGTcaaaaagaacaagggtGTCATCGACAGCGGCCTCAATCCAGCATGGCGGGAAGCTGGAATGCTGGTCAGCCTTCGTCGGATCTTGCCAACTAGCTCTGCGACGAAACGCTTTGCCAATAGCCTCTTGCCGGCTCTGCGCAGGATCGAGACGCCAAGATTGGGGTCGTATATCAATGCTGCTGATCCGGATGAGCCGGGGTTTCAGAGGGCGTTCTGGGGAAGTAATTATGAAAGGCTGTATCAAATCAAGCAGAAATGGGACAGGGACGGGCTGTTTGTCGTTAATTCTGGGGTTGGGAGTGAAGATTGGGGTGCGGAGCAGATATGTCGGGTTAGATAG
- a CDS encoding uncharacterized protein (transcript_id=CADANIAT00003671), with translation MAGCAASCSSRQPEAFPGDRQNPKCGRCQSRNIECMPVERKAVFRRGRVSRKHDLHENMFAVNQTWVNSRPRKWKGAKSAVDGAQQGASPNPGGSNREQASVSEGADAVELNLDYFPRQTCMDPSLDHLPVQECIGEGSTGVRARTEDSGLEDAILPRAAVEGHTSLTRLNVLVSAAVGNQTQHESPVTVQGVSYSISASPQAPYSSINSPVSSYQPLASVQESCLLRYFIEELSPWFDHCDPQSHFRQLVPHRAQRSRYPSLLNAIFAVSARHLSRLPQYRTLEGNINYHGQSLPGLSTSSAVEYMLKCIPGLSSFHDIGNLTEQENLMCAAIILRQYEEMEEEMEEMGTDPISFLTDSSFGGENTGEGDSPIEKQVNFLAITQTIIQAMISVSSPLQRSPLAVAAYWIAIRQEVYYALTRKSAPCLTFTAQDWESAAIANKMIMHAGEVTKWCWGDRTLSEYGTSPFLLALLYALSQRLRHHQQQLITAYSSQLTPILHRLADRTKGDIFPTIWYATDAQVTGVQHLELARMILIAENPRLLVSHSMHRRTEFIVRNIVLNLCGIAVDVSRRMPALVNAVISILLYGEYFTDLAERNALLNIIERMKDMRAWPLRRGVERLRRAWREADNYKYIVARYRALRLTALQRSPEAFTSTYAREAQFDDKTWTIRVLNPLATVFIVPFPETASEDIGTRPNDDEDMLMKRPWLGQLTLMGPVFFPINDEKAARVPWDLFKNIDFEQAARDAASIPAGSNVVYVLVGMYVLPEGRGAGNGQRLLEAAIRVVDEERKAKKVNATVILLVARENKKAKRLYERVGFVSWEDGVDIEGETHWALSLTLAE, from the exons ATGGCAGGTTGCGCCGCTTCATGCTCCAGCCGCCAGCCTGAAGCCTTTCCAG GCGATAGGCAAAACCCCAAATGCGGCCGCTGCCAATCTCGAAACATAGAATGCATGCCCGTAGAGCGCAAAGCTGTCTTCCGGCGCGGCCGGGTGTCGAGGAAACACGATCTCCATGAAAACATGTTTGCGGTCAATCAGACATGGGTAAATAGCCGGCCGAGGAAGTGGAAGGGGGCTAAATCAGCCGTCGACGGCGCTCAGCAGGGTGCGAGCCCTAACCCGGGTGGGTCGAATCGGGAGCAGGCGTCGGTGTCAGAGGGAGCAGATGCAGTCGAACTGAACCTCGATTATTTCCCCAGGCAGACATGTATGGACCCGAGTCTAGACCATCTTCCGGTCCAGGAATGCATTGGCGAAGGGAGTACCGGTGTACGGGCCAGGACTGAGGACTCTGGGCTCGAGGACGCTATCCTCCCGCGAGCGGCTGTTGAGGGGCATACATCACTGACGCGGCTCAATGTGCTTGTCTCTGCTGCAGTGGGTAACCAGACACAGCATGAATCCCCGGTAACTGTTCAAGGAGTGAGCTATAGCATCAGTGCAAGCCCTCAGGCCCCGTACTCCAGCATCAACAGTCCGGTCTCCTCCTATCAACCGCTCGCCTCCGTCCAAGAATCCTGCCTGCTCCGCTACTTTATAGAGGAGCTGTCCCCCTGG TTCGATCACTGCGACCCTCAATCCCATTTCCGACAACTCGTCCCTCACCGAGCCCAGAGAAGCCGGTATCCATCTCTACTCAATGCCATATTCGCTGTCTCTGCACGTCATCTTAGCAGGCTCCCTCAGTACAGAACGCTAGAGGGGAATATCAATTACCACGGTCAGTCTCTGCCGGGCCTCTCGACCTCATCCGCGGTAGAGTACATGCTCAAATGCATTCCGGGGCTGTCTTCATTTCACGATATTGGCAATCTGACCGAACAGGAGAATCTCATGTGCGCCGCGATCATATTACGGCAGTacgaagagatggaggaggagatggaagaaatgGGGACGGATcccatctccttcctcactGATAGCAGCTTCGGTGGTGAAAATACAGGTGAGGGAGATAGTCCAATAGAAAAACAGGTGAATTTCCTCGCCATCACCCAGACAATCATCCAGGCCATGATATCGGTCTCGTCCCCCCTGCAGCGCTCTCCTTTAGCCGTGGCAGCATACTGGATCGCCATCCGCCAAGAGGTATACTACGCACTTACAAGAAAGAGTGCTCCCTGCCTTACATTTACGGCGCAGGATTGGGAGAGCGCGGCCATTGCGAACAAGATGATTATGCATGCAGGGGAGGTGACTAAGTGGTGCTGGGGAGATAGGACTCTTAGTGAATACGGTACATCGCCTTTCCTGCTTGCCTTGCTATACGCCCTTTCCC AACGCCTGAgacaccaccagcagcagctcatAACCGCGTACTCGTCTCAACTGACCCCGATCCTTCACAGGCTCGCCGACAGAACCAAAGGCGATATATTCCCGACCATCTGGTATGCCACCGATGCACAAGTGACCGGCGTGCAGCATCTAGAGCTGGCACGGATGATATTGATTGCTGAGAATCCGCGTTTACT CGTGTCTCACAGCATGCACCGCAGAACCGAGTTCATTGTGCGGAACATTGTGCTCAATCTCTGTGGTATCGCAGTCGACGTCTCAAGGCGGATGCCGGCACTTGTTAATGCAGTCATTTCCATTTTGCTCTACGGCGAGTACTTCACCGATCTGGCGGAACGGAATGCGCTGCTGAATATCATTGAGCGGATGAAGGATATGCGTGCTTGGCCTCTGAGAAGGGGGGTTGAGAGGTTACGGAGGGCCTGGAGGGAGGCAGACAAT TATAAAT ATATAGTAGCAAGGTACAGAGCCCTTCGCCTTACCGCTCTTCAACGCAGTCCCGAAGCATTCACTTCGACCTACGCCCGCGAAGCCCAGTTCGACGACAAGACCTGGACAATTCGCGTCTTGAATCCACTAGCAACAGTCTTCATCGTGCCTTTTCCAGAGACTGCGTCCGAGGATATCGGCACCAGGCCtaatgatgacgaggacatgCTTATGAAGCGACCCTGGCTCGGCCAGCTCACTCTGATGGGACCGGTCTTCTTCCCAATCAACGACGAGAAGGCAGCCCGTGTACCGTGGGATTTATTCAAAAATATTGACTTTGAGCAAGCAGCAAGGGATGCTGCCTCTATTCCCGCTGGCTCGAATGTCGTTTATGTCCTCGTTGGCATGTATGTCCTTCCCGAAGGACGCGGAGCAGGGAATGGGCAGCGGCTGCTAGAGGCTGCTATAAGAGTGGTTgacgaggagagaaaggcgaagaaagtcAATGCGACGGTTATACTTCTGGTGGCGCGCGAGAAtaaaaaggcaaagaggctGTATGAGCGTGTCGGATTCGTCTCGTGGGAGGATGGTGTTGATATCGAGGGTGAGACGCATTGGGCATTGAGCTTGACTTTGGCTGAGTAG
- a CDS encoding uncharacterized protein (transcript_id=CADANIAT00003678): MTDVSRYLHFGRFSLSATGVIVLSYFVLYVLSLRYYHGVSYRDPTSYFFDADRAYERHYSAKRVAEAESFLSAAGDVAPPSRVPGQQPSLCMGIVSVKRRGDQYVGLTVASLLDGLNEWERSKILLYLRIGNTDPKVHPIYSEKWVETLPDRLLTYSPDDPDFEQLKEWEEGGWYRNKTIYDFTTLMKECYESGASYVAMLEDDTLAVKGWFPSAMRALDTVQSRTAGRDWIYLRLFYIDGLLGWNGEEWPKYLTWSFIVWASITGAMVASKRAFKTELRSIPMSAIWLTSTVFIPAAIVLHFLAGRQTMWPIPPGVHEMNKYGCCSQGLVFPRAIIPPFLEHTDLTTDWLVDMMVEKIADSQGWSRWAVVPPLLQHIGATSSKGYGFDNSASTIWNFRFEEYDV; the protein is encoded by the coding sequence ATGACTGACGTCTCGCGCTATCTTCACTTTGGCCGATTCTCTCTGTCCGCGACTGGGGTCATCGTTCTCAGCTACTTCGTCCTCTACGTCCTTTCCCTCCGGTACTACCATGGCGTTAGCTATCGTGATCCGACCTCGTATTTTTTCGACGCCGACCGCGCCTACGAGCGACATTATTCGGCGAAACGAGTTGCGGAGGCGGAATCATTTCTGAGCGCGGCTGGCGATGTAGCGCCTCCTTCAAGGGTACCGGGCCAGCAGCCGTCCTTGTGTATGGGCATTGTGTCGGTCAAGCGGAGGGGAGATCAGTACGTTGGCTTGACGGTGGCGTCGCTCCTGGATGGACTGAATGAGTGGGAGAGGAGCAAGATCCTTCTGTACCTCCGTATCGGGAATACGGACCCAAAAGTCCACCCTATATATTCGGAGAAATGGGTAGAAACGCTGCCCGATCGGCTGTTGACGTACTCGCCAGACGACCCCGATTTTGAACAACTCAAAGAATGGGAGGAGGGGGGATGGTATCGGAACAAGACGATCTACGACTTTACGACGCTGATGAAAGAATGTTATGAAAGCGGCGCCAGTTACGTCGCAATGCTTGAAGACGATACCCTGGCAGTCAAGGGCTGGTTCCCATCTGCCATGCGTGCCCTTGATACAGTCCAGTCGCGGACTGCGGGCCGAGACTGGATCTACTTGCGTCTCTTTTATATAGATGGCCTGCTAGGCTGGAACGGCGAAGAGTGGCCGAAATATCTAACCTGGTCGTTCATTGTCTGGGCGTCCATTACTGGAGCCATGGTCGCTTCTAAGAGAGCGTTTAAAACAGAGCTCAGGTCCATCCCGATGAGCGCTATCTGGCTCACATCGACCGTATTTATCCCGGCCGCCATCGTCCTCCATTTCCTGGCCGGCCGGCAGACAATGTGGCCCATACCGCCCGGTGTCCACGAGATGAATAAGTACGGCTGTTGTTCGCAGGGCCTTGTTTTCCCGCGGGCTATCATACCGCCGTTTCTCGAGCACACGGACCTAACGACGGACTGGTTGGTTGACATGATGGTTGAGAAGATTGCAGATAGCCAGGGGTGGAGCCGGTGGGCTGTTGTTCCTCCACTGTTGCAGCACATTGGGGCCACGAGCTCCAAGGGATACGGATTCGATAACTCGGCCAGTACGATCTGGAATTTTCGGTTTGAGGAGTATGATGTTTAG
- a CDS encoding alpha/beta hydrolase (transcript_id=CADANIAT00003672), whose product MTSLLFLTAISVLSQPWQVAAAPTAQSNASRPCVDMLLSIPITANNSIYDIARVDNNIDAVDYVWDLDHWSAPNPTERVRGARPVHETFAISAQLCVPRDSNKAGILQIATHGFGFDKRYWDAELHPDKYSYIDAALNAGYSILTYDRLGVGHSDKPDAYEVVQVPVETEILKELAILARSGALAENASSIRVPSFDKVVLVGHSYGSGLTIAVLANYPSLADGAVSTGLIPNTQFGAAGQRAFGLEYAPASNPSRFGDRGSGYLVQSTESSLQQIFFKKGFFEPELLKYANSIKETGTAGEFVSFPVALAKPAAGFKGPILFALAEYDMGTCLGDCKGTYNLTMLRDEMFPQAGDVNVHIQPGSGHALTMHVNATGHYETIFAYLREHGL is encoded by the exons ATGACATCTTTACTCTTCCTGACGGCAATTTCCGTCCTGAGCCAGCCATGGCAGGTGGCTGCCGCTCCAACGGCGCAGTCAAACGCCTCCCGGCCCTGCGTTGACATGCTCCTGTCCATACCCATCACCGCAAACAACTCCATCTACGACATTGCTCGTGTAGATAACAACATCGACGCCGTCGACTATGTCTGGGATCTCGATCACTGGTCCGCGCCCAATCCTACCGAGCGTGTTAGAGGCGCAAGACCTGTACACGAGACTTTTGCAATCAGCGCCCAGCTCTGCGTTCCTCGGGACTCGAATAAAGCGGGCATCCTGCAGATCGCGACGCATGGCTTTGGATTTGACAAACG CTACTGGGATGCGGAACTACACCCGGATAAATACTCCTACATTGACGCCGCGCTGAATGCCGGCTACTCGATCCTAACCTACGACCGGCTCGGTGTCGGCCATTCCGACAAGCCTGACGCATACGAGGTCGTACAGGTACCCGTCGAAACTGAGATCCTGAAAGAGCTGGCGATCCTCGCGCGCTCTGGTGCCCTTGCTGAAAATGCGTCGTCGATCCGAGTCCCCTCATTTGACAaagtcgtcctcgtcggccaCTCCTACGGCTCGGGCCTCACCATCGCCGTCCTGGCAAATTACCCTTCCCTAGCCGACGGCGCAGTCTCAACGGGGTTGATCCCCAACACCCAGTTCGGCGCCGCCGGCCAGCGTGCCTTTGGTCTCGAGTACGCGCCTGCCAGCAACCCGTCCCGCTTCGGTGACCGAGGCAGCGGTTACCTTGTTCAGAGCACGGAGagcagcctgcagcagatcttcttcaagaagggATTCTTTGAGCCTGAATTGTTGAAGTACGCAAATAGCATCAAGGAGACTGGCACCGCAGGGGAGTTCGTGAGTTTCCCTGTAGCACTAGCaaagcctgctgctgggttCAAGGGGCCGATTCTGTTTGCTTTGGCCGAGTACGATATGGGGACTTGTCTTGGGGACTGTAAAGGGACGTATAATCTGACAATGTTGCGAGATGAGATGTTTCCGCAAGCTGGCGATGTCAATGTGCATATTCAGCCTGGAAGTGGGCATGCGTTGACGATGCATGTGAATGCTACGGGGCATTATGAGACCATCTTTGCTTACCTGAGGGAGCATGGATTATAG
- a CDS encoding uncharacterized protein (transcript_id=CADANIAT00003674) has protein sequence MSLNLESDPLHGVMSLRMGKSQLTALSLDPLRPRPGPVFEPMINGYLHCGLYLHERLQAAFYAGS, from the exons ATGTCTCTGAATCTTGA GTCAGACCCACTGCACGGCGTCATGTCTTTGCGCATGGGGAAAAGCCAGCTGACGGCTCTCAGCCTCGATCCATTACGCCCACGACCTGGACCAGTATTTGAACCAATGATAAATGGCTATCTCCACTGTGGATTATACCTTCATGAACGTCTCCAGGCTGCCTTTTATGCAGGATCCTAG
- a CDS encoding protein llmD (transcript_id=CADANIAT00003676) — translation MNYHWQYGRRYHAFKEGSYKFPNDEREQDRLDMLHNMFRLVLDGKLFLSPLKDGPLRVLDIGTGTGIWAIEFGHGQRPESYTTAVSGPSAELSRVPPNVVFEVDDVESEWPPRPPFDFIHSRYMCGSIEDWPRLAQQAYSQLKPGGWIEFQDFYLVNYSEDGSLKEGNNVNRFYELLREALDKINRPVTIGRELERIVKEAGFVNVHHEVFQLPLGTWPRERKMKEIGALNMLQMLDGLEAFSAATFTNILGWTIEEVQVFLALVRKDAKDRGVHMMHDL, via the exons ATGAACTACCACTGGCAGTATGGTCGACGCTATCATGCTTTTAAGGAGGGCA GCTACAAATTCCCCAACGACGAGCGCGAGCAAGATCGTCTCGACATGCTGCATAACATGTTcaggctggttctggatggcAAGCTTTTCCTGTCCCCCTTAAAAGACGGGCCGTTGCGTGTCCTAGATATCGGCACCGGGACGGGGATCTGGGCTATTGAGTTTG GTCACGGGCAACGACCTGAGTCCTATACAACCGCCGTG TCTGGACCGTCTGCTGAGCTATCTAGGGTCCCACCCAACGTTGTATTTGAGGTGGACGACGTCGAATCCGAGTGGCCACCCCGGCCCCCCTTCGACTTCATTCATTCGCGGTACATGTGCGGGTCAATTGAGGACTGGCCCAGGCTCGCACAGCAAGCTTACAGTCAGCTCAAGCCCGGCGGCTGGATCGAGTTCCAGGATTTCTATCTGGTGAATTACTCTGAGGATGGCTCCTTGAAGGAGGGAAACAACGTCAACCGATTCTATGAGCTCTTACGGGAGGCCCTGGATAAGATCAACCGCCCTGTCACAATCGGAAGGGAATTGGAGCGGATCGTGAAGGAGGCTGGGTTTGTAAATGTGCACCATGAGGTCTTCCAATTGCCGCTGGGCACGTGgccgagggagaggaagatg AAAGAAATAGGGGCGTTGAATATGCTTCAGATGCTGGACGGTTTGGAAGCATTCAGTGCGGCCACGTTCACGAACATCCTGGGATGGACGATCGAGGAGGTCCAGGTATTTCTTGCGCTGGTGAGAAAAGATGCGAAAGATCGAGGAGTGCATATGATGCATGACTTGTGA
- a CDS encoding uncharacterized protein (transcript_id=CADANIAT00003677) has product MANRDNETNSPNLSLTALASQISSCASLIDTFLLSNNHPTPSFAPDAPAAFPAAPANVQHARQSLIEAAQSLIDLLTGPAEHLRWLACRYHDMSSLRWIYHFKIAPAIPLDRAVSYADVAAKTGVDEDHLKRMLRHAMTNRLFIEPEPGMVAHTASSALLVTSRALNDWVGYTTEETFPASAKVVEAQERFGASRSPTETGYNVAFGTAKPMFEHMAEDQERERRFANTMVEMTSTEGYGIHHLVDGYGWDQIGKAKVVDQQGLGILAFRADAYVDIQVGGSTGHACIAIAKKAPEATFLVQDLAGVVDQGRASLPESLSSRITFKEHDFFTSQPEEADIYLLRFILHDHPDSTAIDIVKNLIPAMRQGARLIINDGVYPEVNTLPKGEERIARIMDLEMLTTFNARERPLADWVKLCADADSRLKLRSVSKPEGSVMSILEFVFDEPESKFDESLVDM; this is encoded by the exons ATGGCGAACAGGGATAATGAAACCAATTCGCCGAATTTGAGTCTGACCGCGCTCGCATCCCAAATCTCCTCCTGCGCCTCTCTAATCGACACCTTTCTGCTATCCAACAATCATCCCACCCCCTCTTTCGCTCCTGATGCACCGGCCGCCTTCCCCGCGGCCCCTGCAAATGTCCAGCATGCCCGCCAGTCTCTCATTGAGGCGGCGCAGTCCCTCATCGACCTGCTCACTGGTCCCGCTGAGCATCTCCGCTGGCTCGCATGCCGCTACCATGACATGTCCAGCCTGCGCTGGATCTACCACTTCAAGATCGCGCCGGCAATCCCTCTAGACCGCGCCGTCAGCTACGCCGACGTCGCGGCCAAGACGGGCGTCGACGAGGACCACCTGAAGCGCATGCTGCGCCATGCAATGACAAACCGGCTCTTCATTGAGCCCGAACCGGGGATGGTCGCGCATACCGCGTCGTCGGCGCTACTGGTAACCAGTCGTGCGTTGAACGACTGGGTCGGGTATACGACCGAGGAGACGTTCCCTGCCAGCGCAAAGGTCGTCGAGGCGCAGGAGAGATTCGGGGCTAGTCGCAGCCCCACGGAGACCGGGTATAATGTTGCCTTTGGCACCGCGAAGCCGATGTTCGAGCATATGGCAGAGGACCAGgagcgggagaggaggttTGCTAACACGATGGTCGAGATGACGAGCACGGAGGGATATGGCATACATCATCTCGTGGACGGGTACGGGTGGGATCAGATCGGGAAAGCCAAGGTGGTCGAT CAACAAGGCTTAGGTATTCTCGCTTTTAGGGCTGATGCTTACGTGGATATCCAGGTCGGCGGCTCAACAGGGCACGCGTGCATCGCTATAGCCAAAAAGGCTCCAGAGGCAACGTTTCTCGTGCAGGATTTAGCCGGGGTCGTTGACCAAGGTCGAGCGTCTCTTCCTGAGTCTCTGAGCTCTCGAATCACCTTCAAAGAGCACGACTTCTTCACGTCGCAGCCGGAGGAAGCGGATATTTACCTGCTTCGATTTATCCTGCACGACCATCCCGACTCTACTGCCATAGATATCGTCAAGAATCTTATACCGGCCATGCGACAGGGCGCGCGGCTTATCATCAATGACGGTGTTTATCCGGAGGTTAATACGTTGCCAaagggggaggagaggatTGCGCG GATAATGGACCTCGAGATGTTGACCACCTTCAACGCAAGGGAACGACCGCTAGCAGACTGGGTCAAGCTCTGTGCAGACGCCGACAGTCGGCTGAAGCTGCGGTCGGTTTCGAAACCGGAGGGCAGTGTCATGTCCATCCTCGAGTTTGTCTTCGATGAGCCGGAATCGAAGTTTGATGAGTCGCTCGTGGATATGTAG